From one Pseudomonas sp. B21-048 genomic stretch:
- the ctaD gene encoding cytochrome c oxidase subunit I translates to MTAVVDDHVHTATDHAHGPAKGLMRWVLTTNHKDIGTLYLWFAFSMFLLGGSFAMVIRAELFQPGLQIVQPEFFNQMTTMHGLVMVFGAVMPAFVGLANWMIPLMIGAPDMALPRMNNFSFWLLPAAFLLLVSTLFTPGGGPNFGWTFYAPLSTTYAPESVTFFIFAIHLMGISSIMGAINVIATILNLRAPGMTLMKMPLFVWTWLITAFLLIAVMPVLAGCVTMMLMDIHFGTSFFSAAGGGDPVLFQHVFWFFGHPEVYIMILPAFGAVSSIIPAFSRKPLFGYTSMVYATASIAFLSFIVWAHHMFVVGIPLVGELFFMYATLLIAVPTGVKVFNWASTMWQGSLTFETPMLFAVAFVILFSIGGFSGLMLAIAPADFQYQDTYFVVAHFHYVLVPGAIFGIFASAYYWLPKWTGHMYDETLGKLHFWLSFIGMNLAFFPMHFVGLAGMPRRIPDYNLQFADFNMVSSIGAFMFGATQIFFLFIVIKTIRGGEPAPAKPWDGAEGLEWSIPSPAPYHTFTTPPEVK, encoded by the coding sequence ATGACTGCTGTAGTCGATGACCATGTTCATACCGCCACCGACCACGCCCACGGCCCCGCCAAAGGCCTGATGCGCTGGGTGCTGACCACCAACCACAAGGATATCGGTACGCTGTACCTGTGGTTTGCGTTCTCCATGTTCCTGCTGGGCGGCTCGTTCGCCATGGTGATTCGCGCCGAGCTGTTCCAGCCGGGACTGCAAATCGTCCAGCCGGAATTCTTCAACCAGATGACCACCATGCACGGCCTGGTGATGGTGTTCGGTGCGGTGATGCCGGCCTTCGTCGGCCTCGCCAACTGGATGATCCCGTTGATGATCGGCGCGCCGGACATGGCCCTGCCACGGATGAACAACTTCAGCTTCTGGCTGTTGCCGGCAGCGTTTCTGCTGCTGGTATCGACCCTGTTCACCCCCGGTGGCGGGCCAAACTTCGGCTGGACCTTCTATGCACCGCTGTCGACGACCTACGCACCGGAAAGCGTGACGTTCTTCATCTTCGCCATCCATTTGATGGGGATCAGTTCGATCATGGGGGCGATCAACGTGATCGCGACCATCCTCAACCTGCGCGCCCCCGGCATGACGTTGATGAAAATGCCGCTGTTCGTCTGGACCTGGCTGATCACCGCATTCCTGCTGATCGCGGTGATGCCGGTATTGGCCGGCTGCGTGACCATGATGCTGATGGACATCCACTTCGGCACCAGCTTCTTCAGTGCCGCCGGTGGCGGAGACCCGGTACTGTTCCAGCATGTGTTCTGGTTCTTCGGTCACCCCGAGGTGTACATCATGATCCTGCCGGCCTTCGGTGCCGTCAGCTCGATCATTCCGGCCTTTTCGCGCAAGCCACTGTTTGGCTACACCTCGATGGTCTACGCCACGGCGAGTATTGCGTTCCTGTCGTTCATCGTCTGGGCGCACCACATGTTCGTGGTCGGCATTCCGCTGGTGGGCGAGTTGTTCTTCATGTACGCCACGCTGCTGATCGCGGTGCCCACCGGGGTCAAGGTGTTCAACTGGGCCAGCACCATGTGGCAAGGCTCGCTGACCTTCGAGACGCCGATGCTGTTCGCCGTGGCGTTTGTCATTCTGTTCTCCATTGGCGGGTTCTCCGGGTTGATGCTGGCCATCGCCCCGGCGGACTTCCAGTACCAGGACACCTACTTCGTGGTCGCGCACTTCCACTATGTGCTGGTGCCGGGGGCGATCTTCGGGATCTTCGCCTCGGCCTACTACTGGCTGCCGAAATGGACTGGCCACATGTACGACGAAACCCTCGGCAAGCTGCACTTCTGGCTCTCGTTCATCGGCATGAACCTGGCGTTCTTTCCGATGCACTTCGTGGGCCTGGCGGGCATGCCGCGGCGGATTCCGGACTACAACCTGCAATTCGCCGACTTCAACATGGTGTCGTCGATCGGGGCGTTCATGTTTGGTGCCACGCAGATCTTCTTCCTGTTCATCGTGATCAAGACCATTCGCGGCGGCGAGCCGGCACCGGCCAAGCCGTGGGATGGTGCCGAAGGCCTGGAATGGAGCATTCCGTCACCCGCGCCATATCACACCTTCACCACGCCGCCGGAAGTGAAATGA
- a CDS encoding cytochrome c oxidase assembly protein, which translates to MADSISMKKLVTRLVLVVVAMFVFGFALVPIYDVMCQAFGINGKTSGQYEGEQTVDASRQVRVQFLSTNAADMTWDFYPKGDELVAHPGAVNEMIFIAHNPTDRPMSAQAVPSIAPSNAAAYFHKTECFCFTQQVLQPGQRIEMPVRFIVDRDMPKEVKHLTLSYTLFDITARHPPVAVAASTGG; encoded by the coding sequence ATGGCTGATTCGATTTCGATGAAGAAACTGGTCACCCGCCTGGTGCTGGTGGTGGTGGCGATGTTTGTCTTCGGCTTTGCCCTGGTGCCGATCTACGACGTGATGTGCCAGGCGTTCGGCATCAATGGCAAAACCTCCGGGCAGTATGAAGGCGAGCAAACGGTCGACGCCTCGCGGCAGGTTCGCGTGCAGTTTCTGTCGACCAACGCCGCCGACATGACCTGGGACTTCTATCCCAAGGGCGATGAATTGGTCGCTCACCCGGGGGCAGTGAACGAGATGATTTTTATCGCCCACAACCCGACTGATCGCCCGATGAGCGCCCAGGCGGTGCCGAGTATCGCGCCAAGCAACGCAGCCGCGTACTTCCACAAGACCGAATGTTTCTGCTTTACCCAGCAAGTGCTGCAGCCCGGTCAGCGAATCGAGATGCCGGTACGGTTCATTGTTGACCGCGACATGCCCAAAGAAGTGAAGCACCTGACGCTGTCCTACACGCTGTTCGATATCACCGCACGTCATCCGCCCGTGGCTGTTGCAGCAAGCACCGGCGGCTAG